The genomic DNA CCCTTGTGTGTgccccccacagcacccagccttTTGGGGAGCTGCCCGTTTCCTAAAgccccttccagcagcagatCCTGCCGGGTTTTGGCTCTTGGTCCCTCGGTCTGGAGGGACTGGGAGCAGCGCCCTGGGGGTCCCTGCTCACTCGCAGTCTCCTGTAGAACATCATCCACAGCCCGGAGCCGCTGGGGGACGAGATGGCCCACTACCTGTACGTGCTGCAGTCCGTCAGCCTCAACCTTTACGACCGCCGCATGAGGACCTCCATGGATCCCTACTCACAGGTGGGGGAGCGCTCTCCTTGCCAGCCCGACCCCGCTTCCTCCTGTGGGAGCAGAGCCGGGCGAGGGTTTGCCTTTGGGGTGCGTTCCTTTCCCAGCGCGTTTGCTTTCGTTCTCGGTTTCAAACCCAGGGGAACCTGCCTGCGCGGTTCCCGCTGGCATCCCTCCCCTCTGCTTGTCCCCCCCAGGAGCAGCGGGAGCTCCTCCAGTCTCTGCGCCAAGCTGCCTTCGAGTCGGAGAGCGAGGCGCCCACCAGCAACTTCAGCACCGAGCGCCGGCGGTCCCTGTGCGCCAAGGAGTTCCGCAAGCTGGGCTTCACGGTGCGGCcaccctctgtcccctccccgGCCACGTGCCAGTTCCACTTCCCGGCTTCAGCAGGACTTGCAGCTTCTCCCCTGGGCCTGCTGTCCTTCTTGGtcctgctgtgtggtgcttcCCTTTTGCCACCCCTGCGCTGCTAAACAGCAAGTGCTGTGGAGCTGCCGTGCCCCGCCGGGACTGTTATCACcgctctttgcttttcctgcagccACTGTTTGGGGCTGTTTGGCCCCTGCAAGGCCCTGGACTGCATCGGGGTgactctgctgctttcttctccGAGCGGCAAAGTTGAATCCTTTCGTGTCTTTCCAGAACAACAGCAACCCAGCAGAGGACCTCCGCCGTGCCCCGCCGGGGCTCCTCGCCCTCGACAACATGCTCTATTTCTCCAGGCACACCCCCAACGCCTACAGCCGGGTGCGTGCTCTCTCCTGGCGAATTCCccagcagggaggtgctggtggatctccagctccttttcctttcttcatagtGGCCTGTCCTTGGCCGGGATACCCCTTTTGAGCTGGTATCCTACTGTTgctctgttttaatttcaagtgCAGCTGAGTCCTTCCTGTGGGTAGGAGCAGCGATTTGAGGCTGCTGGTACCTTGCTGAAGGGTCCCTGAAGTGTTTTGCTTACAGTTGGGTTTCCAGGCCTTGTTCAAGTCTGAGCAGACGAGggtgatttggggaaaaaaagcactcaGTGGGTGCAGTGTTAGCCACGCTCGGACCTGCTTTGCCTGCGATCAACTCCTGCCTtcagctgaggcaggggaaggaggatgctggggctggctcctggggagaaggagctgctgctgttaggAACAGCTCAGCTCTGGTGGGAACAGCTCAACCAGGAGGTTCAGGAGGAtggtggggagctggagccTCGCTGCGGGGACAGCACTGATTTTGTGGCGTGTGTAACGTGAGGTATCAACCCTCTCCTCAGTTCGTCCTCGAGAACAGCAGCCGTGAAGACAAACACGAATGCCCGTTCGCTCGGAGCAGCATCCAGCTCACCCTGATCCTCTGCGAGATCCTGCACATCGGAGAGCCGTGTACGTGCCCAGCCCgtccccctccctgccctgctgcctcccagcggGGACACAAGGCAGGGGGCTGCGTGCGTGCCTGTCCAGCGGGGCCCCCAGGCTCCGCCGTGGCCgacagcagggaaggggaggtAGGGCTAGGAAATGCCCAGGTTCTCCTGGATGCTGAAATTCTCTGGCAAAAGTCGGGAGTCTTGGCATCATCTGTCCTTCTCACCGCAGGCTCGGAGACGGCTCAGGCCTTTTACCCTATGTTCTTCGGGCAGGATCATTTCTTTGAAGAGCTCTTCTGCATCTGCATCCAGCTGGTGAACAAGACCTGGAAGGAGATGCGCGCTACCCAGGAGGACTTTGATAAGGTGACGGGAAAATGCTGGGGCCTTGAACGAGGGCTGGGGACAACGGGGCGTGTGCGTATTTCAGGGGCTCTGGGGGAGCGTCACCAGACCGGGGATGATGTCCTGTGCCCCCAGGTGCTGCAGGTGGTGCGGGAGCAGATCACCAGGACCCTGTCCCTCAAGCCCACCTCCCTGGAGCTTTTCAAGACGAGAGTGAACGCACTGAACTACAGCGAGATCCTCAAGCTGCGGCAGACGGAGCGGCTGCACCAGGAGGAGACGCTGGCGGTGCCCGTGCtgtgagtggggctgggggtgccctctgaggggctgtggggtcaaCGAGTGCCTACTGAAGGATCCGTGCTCCTCTTCTTCTGGCTCTTGCCCCAGGGAGTTGCGCGAGAGGCTGAAGCCGGAGCTCCTGGAGCTGATCCGACAGCAGCGCCTGCTGCGGCTCTGCGAGGGCACCCTCTTCCGCAAGATCAGCAGCCGCCGCAGGCAGGGTGAGCGCCAGCCCCGACCTGCTCCTGGGCAAGGGATGGGCACAGAGGCTTACAAAGTGCCCCCTTCCCTGCCAAAGGGGAGGTCACAATTAACTGCGGGCACCTCAATTAACCGCGGCGCTGAGCAAAGCGCTAATTGAGGGGGCAGCGCCATCCCTcctggggtgtggggtgggagctgggggctgagcgCTTCCCCGCGGGTTTTCTGCTGCAGATAAGCTGTGGTACTGCCGCCTGTCACCCAACCACAAGGTGCTGCACTACGGGGACGTGGAGGAAGGGGTGCAGTCGCCCCCCATCGAGAGCCTGACGGAGAAAAGTAGGTGGCgaggagaaagagagggaagggggggtgGTGAGGAGGGGAGCCCTCTGCCCACCTCCCTTGTTACGTGCTCGGGGGGCTTTAAGGTGGGAATTGCCCTGGTGCCACACGTCTGGCCCAGGTCCTGCTggtgccgtggggctggggaaaATCTCAGTGGGGCTGGCTGGCTTGTGAAAGGGCACTGTGGAGCAGCTCGAGCTCCCTCATGTTGGCAACTGCTGTGAGACTCCTTGCCTGGGCTCTGCGGGGCTCTGAGCACTGGGGGCACCCCGTGGTGTGGGGCAGGATGCCTCCTGCCCGTGGCAGTGGTTGTGTGGGTGAGGAAGCAGGAGAGCGGGCACTCAGAGCTCCTCTGCTTGTCCCAGTTCCCGTGGCAGACATGAAGGCGCTGCTTATCGGCAAGGAGTGTCCACACACGAAGGAGAAGAGCTCTGGGAAGCAGAACAAGGTCAGCACCTCCACCCCTACGTGCCAGGCTTTTGATGTGGCTTGAGATTGGGGACCTGCTGGGTCTTCCAGGCTGCAGAGGAGActgggaggcagctcctgctgtgaaCCCCACCAGGCTGGAAAGAAGCCAGCTGAGAACCCACCTAACCCATGTTTGTTCTCTGTAGGATGTCCTGGAGCTCGCCTTCTCCATCGTGTACGATGTGGAGGAATATTGCCTGAACTTCGTTGCCCCCACACGGTACGAGGTAAGCTCCAGGGGCCACGGGACGGCATGTCCTTGCCAAGGGAGCCTTAGCAGCGCAGAGGAGAGAAGGGGCTGAGGCTGGACAGGCAGCCTGATCCTGGCTTGATCCTGGAATTGGACACTAAAGGGTGACTTGTGATGCTGGGAGGGAAAGTGCCTGCTCCCACCCTTCTTACATAGCCCAGAGAAGCTAGGGTTCCCTGGCCTCCAGCCAGCCTGCTGGGCTAGCACCAAAGGGACAGTAACCTCTTTGTGCGTGCGTGGCCGTGGTCCTGCAGGAATGCGAGGACTGCAGCGCTCTGGCTGGCTGCGAGATAAGGGGATGAACAAAGCCCCAGTCTGGCTGGGAAGGTCAGACGGGGAGCTCCCAGGGGCTGTGGCTGGCAAGCGTAGCACTGAGGGACACGCTGAGAAGCCAGCTGGTCCCACACTGACCACAGGCAGAAGCTGGTggcctccccagcacagcagggagcttggctggggtgaggagggagaggatggTGCTGCTGAAGGCTTCACGGACCGAGCTGCCCTGAGCCCGTGTGAAGGAAGGGCGAGAGCATGGCAGggaaggaggtgctccaggacgTTGGGGTGGGACAGGTTGGCGGAGGTAGGGGTTTTCCAGCTGCCCAGAGCTTCTCCTGAGCTCCTGTGCTTCCCCAGTTTTGCCTCTGGACGGATGGGCTGAACGTGCTCCTGGGCAAGGAGATGACAAGCGAGCGCATGCAGACAGACCTCGACGTCCTGCTGTCGATGGAGCTCAAACTGCGGCTCCTGGACATTGAGAACATCAGCATCCCCGACACCCCTCCTCCTGTCCCAAAGCCCCCCAGCAACCTAAACTTCTGCTATGACTTCAGCCATGCAGAACAGTGAGTTTCTGCATCTCCCCTGTGCCCGATCTCCCTgcccctttttttctctgcGGGCTGCCCCATTCAGCTCTGCGGTGGTTGGAGCTAGAATTGTTTTGTCACCTGCCAACAGCAAAACCCTTCCTCCAGGCTCTGTCCCCCATTCCTGCCCCAAAGGGACGAGCCCAGGTGCTTGGGTGTGCGCTGCTTGTCCCCCTCCTGTGCTGGAGGCTGTGAGGAAGCAGGGCAGCCTGTCCCCCTTCCACTCCTGCACCTTGCCCAGCCAGAACTCACCAGCATCCCCGAGCAAACTGTTGGTAGAGGGAAGGGGCAGGTCTGCTCTACTCCCCTGCCACAGGTGGGCGAGATGAAATTCTTCCTAGACAGCTGGTGCTGCCCCCACACCCACCCTTTGCTGCGGTCAGATTTGGGCAGAGCGGGcaagggcagcaggaggagtgAAGGTGCAGGCACTGCAGCTGGGGGATCATCACTACAGCGGTACGGCTCCTTCCTGGGTTAAAAATGGGTTAGAAAAGGCCCACTGCAAGGTCTGATGAGCAGCCAGCACTCCCCAGCAGGGTCAGGTTTGCTGATGGACAGGCCAGGCACTTATGCActgaaagatttcttttctgctcccctccctctccttgcTGCGAGCACTCCCAGtcccaggcagggctgtgggatgcTCCCAGAGGTTGTTTAGGGTACGAgtcccctctccccagcacaaTTTCAGACGGGCACAGGCTCGCTGCCCCAGTGCCTGACCCCAGTCTGTGCTAACCTTGGTGCCTTCCCCCACCCCGGTGGATACTTGCACACTTCAGCCATGCTGCTGCACTACTGCAATACGACGAGCTACCTCCTCCGTGGCCCCAAAAACCTCCCGCCCCGGTGCCCTGCACCTCCTCGTGCCTACAGCTTCTCCGATGGGTGTTGTAGTGACCAGGGGGTAGCCTGTGACTGTCTAAGCACTGTAACTGCACGCTGCTGGGGTGGCCAGGGCTCTCGACTCCCCCATCTCCTGCAGATTTGGACAATAAACACTTGTGGAGAACTCATGGCTGTGTTGTTTTTGAAGGGTTGGGGAACGTAGGGGATGTGACAGGGACAGCAcatgctgccctgctgcctcagTGCCTCAGAAGCGACCCACACAAAGCAGCTGTGGAAGAAAAGCGCCTTGGGTGGCTCCTAGGACATGGGGCGTAGAAGATACTTCAGGAAACAAGGCCATCCTGGAATTTACCACACGGTGCTTTAGGAACCCTGTAGGGTGTCTGGCAGGAGgattttcctc from Anas acuta chromosome 10, bAnaAcu1.1, whole genome shotgun sequence includes the following:
- the ELMO3 gene encoding engulfment and cell motility protein 3 isoform X1, whose translation is MPPPKDVVKIAIQMVGAIPQLIELQQTKPLASVLKDVCDAWSLPNAEHYALQYADGRQTYITESNRGEIKNGSILRLTTSPDQEAERLYNGIRSNNVDVKTDSLKKLASLSQDVTFAQEFINRNGLKLIFCIVEEGNDSGEILAHTLKAFMELMEHDFVSWETLSAAFIKKIVSYVNMNAMDASVQQLSLSILENMVPSSRLLFDLVKKEVTVDRLLTHLQVTNAQLQLKAMALLIALLLAATDSERRDMMEYLREKNIRQFIHKNIIHSPEPLGDEMAHYLYVLQSVSLNLYDRRMRTSMDPYSQEQRELLQSLRQAAFESESEAPTSNFSTERRRSLCAKEFRKLGFTNNSNPAEDLRRAPPGLLALDNMLYFSRHTPNAYSRFVLENSSREDKHECPFARSSIQLTLILCEILHIGEPCSETAQAFYPMFFGQDHFFEELFCICIQLVNKTWKEMRATQEDFDKVLQVVREQITRTLSLKPTSLELFKTRVNALNYSEILKLRQTERLHQEETLAVPVLELRERLKPELLELIRQQRLLRLCEGTLFRKISSRRRQDKLWYCRLSPNHKVLHYGDVEEGVQSPPIESLTEKIPVADMKALLIGKECPHTKEKSSGKQNKDVLELAFSIVYDVEEYCLNFVAPTRYEFCLWTDGLNVLLGKEMTSERMQTDLDVLLSMELKLRLLDIENISIPDTPPPVPKPPSNLNFCYDFSHAEQ
- the ELMO3 gene encoding engulfment and cell motility protein 3 isoform X2, with protein sequence MRATQEDFDKVLQVVREQITRTLSLKPTSLELFKTRVNALNYSEILKLRQTERLHQEETLAVPVLELRERLKPELLELIRQQRLLRLCEGTLFRKISSRRRQDKLWYCRLSPNHKVLHYGDVEEGVQSPPIESLTEKIPVADMKALLIGKECPHTKEKSSGKQNKDVLELAFSIVYDVEEYCLNFVAPTRYEFCLWTDGLNVLLGKEMTSERMQTDLDVLLSMELKLRLLDIENISIPDTPPPVPKPPSNLNFCYDFSHAEQ